AATTACTTTCCTGTTTTCAAAATAAAGCTGATGCCCGCTTGACCGTTTTGCCTGATTATTAAAGATGTTCAGCAAACCTACGGCCAGGTTCGACTCGTCGGTTATAGTGTCTGTGTAGAAACCCAGCGGCGTGGTCCCCTTGCGTTGATAGTCATCAATTGCTAACAAAACCGCAGCTATATGCTGACAATCTTTTTGAAATGAAGCAAGCTGAGGACAACTGCACTTGGATCGAAAGCCATCATGACCTTTCCTTTCAATGACCACATGGAAATCCTCTGTACCCGATACTGTTGCTTCACATAGGTCGGAATCATAATGCTCGAATGTTACTTTATTTGCACGGTAAAAAGCCTCCCCTCTTTTGAAGGAGACAGTCCCGCACAATTCTTTAATCATTTTTTGATTTAATCTGATATTCAAATAACTGACTCCTTTCCGAGGTCACAATCTACCGTGAAGAATAAATTTTACCCAGGGCGGACGTTATAAATCTTCCACCCATTCATACCACTTTTTTTGGATTAACCCATTATACCATTTTTAATAGAATAATCTGGCATTCCCATACAAAAAGCTGCCTTGACCAGGCAGCTTTTCCATCTACTTAGAATTAAGTGCTCGTTTACCAATCAGTTCAAATAGCCGTGGAAAAAGAACGTAAACAACACTCCCCATGCTCATCCAGCGCGGCAGATTAATCTCCCTGGTTTTAGTCAGCATGCAATCTACGACCTTACGGGCGACAAATTCAGGCTGAAGCATGAACCGCTGTACATTTTTTACATAAGTGCCTTGTTCATCAGCAATGGTAAAAAAGTTGGTAGCAATTGGACCAGGGTTCACTGATGTCACTTGCACATTATAATCAGCAAGTTCCATTCTTAATGAATTCGTGTAACCAAGAACGGCATGCTTCGTAGCAGAATAAACACTTGATTTTGGCGTCGCAATTTTCCCCGCCTGTGAAGCAATATTAATAATATGACCAAAACGCCGGGTACGCATCTTTGGCAAGACCATGCTAGTACAAGCCATCAGTCCTACCACATTCACTTCAAACATCCCTTTAATTTCATCGATCGAAGCTTCATGAGCCTCACGAAAAACCCCAAAACCGGCATTATTCACCAGGATATCAATATCCCCGATTGTTTCAAATATTTGCCGAAATACTGCCTGCACCTGATCTGTGTTTGACACATCGAGCTGGAAAACATCTACTTTCACCTGATGCTTTTGCTGCAGTTCGGTTTGCAGCTGTTCGAGCTTATCGAGACTTCGGGCCAACAGAACAAGATTTGCACCACTTGCCGCACAAAGCTTGGCGATTTCTGCGCCGATTCCACTGGATGCACCAGTAATTACAATATTTTTAGCTATTAGTTGTTCCCTAACCATTTTAACACCTCATCAGAATTGATCCCATTCAACTAAAGCTTAGCTTGATAGAAAACGGGCTGACTATTACTACTTCTAATTTCACCGATTGAGGCTAAATAGTCAAGCTGGCCAACTGTTTCTGAGATTGTTAACATCGGCTCTCGCTTATAGACCGATGGAAAAAGACGTTGGCAAATTTCAAATACAGTAAGCTGCTCATCTTTAAGCCAGTTATAGACCGTCATCGCCCGTTCATGCTGGCGCAAAAGTCTTCTTTCAATTAGTTCCTCCAATTGATAAACCTCCTCGCCATGCCCCGTGTAAACACATTGAATCGGATAAGCCAACAGCTTCCTCATCGAGTTGTTATGCTGCACCTGAGGCTTTGGTCTTTCTTTTTCACCAGGTACAGGGGGCTCAAGCAATGGATTCGGTGATATATGAGAGAGAATGAGGTCGCCGCCAATTAAGATTCCATCCTTTTCCCGGAAAAGCACGATATGACTTTGGGCATGACCAGGTGTTTCAATTACTTGCCAGTCACTCAACCCAGGAGGTCTCATCCCTTCAACAAGTTGTCCAGTCAAAGAGCGCTTACACGAGGACTTCAGTGTTTTTATTAACTTAGAAAGTAATGGGATATATTCCGCAGGGAGTCCGAACTCCCGAAAATTCACTTTGAAAAATTCTCCTTGTTCTTGGATAAATTCTTCTGTTGGATGAATCCATCGTTCATTTAGTAGATGACCATATACCTCTACCGAGTCTGGAAAAAAGTCGAGCATCCCCACGTGGTCGGGATGATGATGAGTAAGTACCACCTGTTCAATATCGTCAGGAGTTAAATTTAATTCGGCCAGCTGCTCAGTGAGTGAATTCCAGCATTCTTCCGTTTTCACTCCTGCATCAACAAGAGTTAACCGCTCCCCTTTAATCAAATAGGTGTTTACATTACCAACTTCAAAAGGCGTTGGCAAAGTAATCTTGGCAATTCCATCTTTCCATTCTGTCATATCAAAAACTCCTTATTATAGCGATATATATAATCCAAGTAAACATTGACTTATAAATTAA
The DNA window shown above is from Neobacillus sp. WH10 and carries:
- a CDS encoding MBL fold metallo-hydrolase; this translates as MTEWKDGIAKITLPTPFEVGNVNTYLIKGERLTLVDAGVKTEECWNSLTEQLAELNLTPDDIEQVVLTHHHPDHVGMLDFFPDSVEVYGHLLNERWIHPTEEFIQEQGEFFKVNFREFGLPAEYIPLLSKLIKTLKSSCKRSLTGQLVEGMRPPGLSDWQVIETPGHAQSHIVLFREKDGILIGGDLILSHISPNPLLEPPVPGEKERPKPQVQHNNSMRKLLAYPIQCVYTGHGEEVYQLEELIERRLLRQHERAMTVYNWLKDEQLTVFEICQRLFPSVYKREPMLTISETVGQLDYLASIGEIRSSNSQPVFYQAKL
- a CDS encoding SDR family oxidoreductase; this translates as MVREQLIAKNIVITGASSGIGAEIAKLCAASGANLVLLARSLDKLEQLQTELQQKHQVKVDVFQLDVSNTDQVQAVFRQIFETIGDIDILVNNAGFGVFREAHEASIDEIKGMFEVNVVGLMACTSMVLPKMRTRRFGHIINIASQAGKIATPKSSVYSATKHAVLGYTNSLRMELADYNVQVTSVNPGPIATNFFTIADEQGTYVKNVQRFMLQPEFVARKVVDCMLTKTREINLPRWMSMGSVVYVLFPRLFELIGKRALNSK